The following proteins are co-located in the Fluviicola sp. genome:
- a CDS encoding MFS transporter, whose amino-acid sequence MPANNYYYLGQSSLLNSLLFLERFAFYGLQTFAYSYLISEAMNLYGDDANELLLTFASALLFARIFGGLIVDFLLGPKVAIIVSSALQIFGILLFMKESLGMFYLGMFVFILGQCMFSPAILKSIGLAYSGRKQKMDGAMTLSIFAINLGSFLAPRAFRYLELADTFKNGFTSCIVCFILIIGLCFLIKKPQEPAEEIQTTSEFGNRVNEVIFLSILGLFVYWLFETLLNRTMENFNYSGFRSSDNSLLVNMIPALIPLIGYIVFGILWNRFKFHPLLKIIIGFGAASISILAAIITMSNSQTDDPKFMTAFLCLNFIGEILIVPIFLSLILQHAPKKLMGTYSGAALAMFGFLSMFIGNKIYEGIGDGNYQITTIVAGIGFFFSTITVLIVFLLTRKRDVAHAHLDEF is encoded by the coding sequence ATGCCAGCTAATAACTATTACTACTTAGGACAATCAAGCCTTCTGAACAGTTTGCTTTTCCTGGAGCGATTTGCTTTCTACGGATTACAGACTTTTGCCTACAGTTATCTCATCAGTGAAGCCATGAACCTATACGGCGATGACGCCAATGAACTTTTGCTGACCTTTGCGTCTGCCCTGTTGTTTGCACGTATTTTCGGCGGACTGATCGTTGATTTTTTACTCGGGCCAAAAGTCGCTATTATCGTCAGTTCGGCACTTCAGATTTTCGGGATCCTGTTATTCATGAAGGAATCGCTGGGAATGTTTTACCTGGGAATGTTTGTGTTTATCCTGGGGCAATGTATGTTCTCACCGGCCATCCTCAAATCCATCGGACTGGCTTATTCCGGACGGAAACAAAAAATGGACGGCGCAATGACTTTAAGTATTTTCGCCATAAACCTGGGATCTTTTCTGGCACCGCGGGCATTCCGCTACCTGGAATTAGCCGATACATTCAAAAACGGCTTTACTTCCTGTATCGTTTGTTTCATCCTTATCATCGGACTTTGTTTCCTGATTAAAAAACCTCAGGAGCCGGCGGAAGAAATCCAAACCACATCCGAATTCGGAAACCGTGTGAACGAGGTCATTTTCCTTTCGATTTTAGGTTTATTCGTTTACTGGCTCTTCGAAACATTGCTGAACCGTACGATGGAAAACTTCAACTACAGCGGATTCCGGTCTTCCGACAACAGCCTGCTTGTGAATATGATCCCGGCCTTGATTCCTTTGATCGGCTACATCGTATTCGGAATCTTATGGAACCGGTTCAAATTCCATCCGCTTCTGAAAATTATTATCGGGTTCGGGGCTGCTTCCATTTCAATTCTTGCCGCTATTATCACCATGTCGAACAGTCAAACAGACGATCCGAAATTCATGACCGCCTTCTTGTGTCTGAATTTTATCGGTGAAATTTTGATCGTTCCCATATTCCTGAGCCTCATTCTTCAGCATGCGCCTAAAAAACTGATGGGAACATACTCCGGAGCGGCCCTGGCCATGTTCGGATTCCTTTCCATGTTTATCGGAAATAAGATTTACGAAGGAATCGGCGATGGAAATTATCAGATCACTACCATTGTTGCGGGAATCGGTTTCTTCTTCAGTACGATAACGGTACTCATTGTCTTCTTGTTGACGCGCAAAAGAGATGTGGCACACGCGCATTTGGATGAATTTTAA
- a CDS encoding DNA mismatch repair protein MutS, with protein sequence MKGFDQQTLHDLEFNQIREWLAAFSIGATAQKRLENLSPNNDFDAIEFELLRLNEFKRIRVEGESFPALDFEELLAEIKLLPIHNAVLQQEGFVRITRASELVNHMLHFFDKRSQDFPNLFALLKNVYFTRELIEAIEKVFDRRGQIKDDASPELFAIRQQIAKLRNQINRNFDKEMRRYLKEGLLGDTKEAFINERRVLTVQSSHKRKIGGMVVGSSKTGSLTFIEPAINIPLNNELEMSLDDERKEIFRILQELTREIAHHLPLIEAYQELLVEFDFINAKTKLALDLNANLPGIVRNTRIELIDAFHPILWKTNKGLGKVTLPQSLILDANSRMLVISGPNAGGKSITLKTIGLLQIMLQAGLLIPVHENSKFCFFQQVLTDIGDNQSIENELSTYSYRLKRMKFFLKVSNRRTLLLLDEFGTGSDPELGGALAEVFFEELYKRKSYGVITTHYANIKLKADRLPNAVNGCMLFNTETLEPLYRFSMGQPGSSFTFEVAQMNGIPMDLIEQAKGKLDQNRVKMDHLLNELNKEKMYLQRLNKEHIEAQELANNARMEFIEKKQRIDERLRNQQELAEKNNLFINSGKKMKSFIDRYQTRTRKKDANNPLMEDVRKYLMVEKSKIEEAKRKTELIQAQNKPQKPVAKKRKTQKPEEDVYQRDKIVVGSIVKMIETKQSGTVEEIKGHILTVAFGFMRLKVEREKLMWIK encoded by the coding sequence ATGAAAGGATTTGATCAGCAAACACTTCACGATTTAGAATTCAACCAAATCAGGGAATGGCTCGCTGCATTCAGTATTGGGGCAACTGCTCAAAAGAGATTGGAAAATTTATCGCCGAACAACGATTTCGATGCGATCGAATTTGAATTGCTCCGACTGAACGAATTCAAACGCATTCGCGTGGAAGGAGAATCCTTCCCGGCACTTGATTTTGAGGAATTACTCGCTGAAATCAAATTGCTTCCCATTCACAATGCCGTGCTTCAGCAGGAAGGTTTTGTACGCATTACACGCGCCTCCGAACTGGTAAACCACATGCTGCATTTCTTCGACAAGCGCTCGCAGGATTTCCCGAACTTATTCGCCCTGCTGAAAAACGTGTATTTCACCCGCGAACTCATCGAAGCCATTGAAAAAGTATTCGACCGCAGGGGACAAATCAAGGACGATGCTTCACCGGAATTGTTCGCGATCCGTCAGCAAATTGCAAAACTGCGCAACCAGATCAACCGCAATTTCGACAAGGAAATGCGCCGCTACCTGAAGGAAGGTTTGCTTGGCGACACGAAAGAGGCGTTTATCAATGAACGACGGGTTTTAACCGTTCAATCCAGTCATAAGCGAAAGATCGGCGGAATGGTTGTCGGGTCTTCCAAAACAGGAAGTCTGACTTTCATTGAACCGGCAATCAATATTCCGCTCAACAACGAACTGGAAATGTCTTTGGACGACGAACGCAAAGAGATTTTCCGCATTTTGCAGGAACTGACGCGTGAAATTGCGCATCATTTGCCTTTGATTGAAGCTTACCAGGAATTATTGGTCGAATTTGATTTCATCAATGCCAAAACCAAACTGGCACTGGACTTAAATGCCAATTTACCGGGAATTGTGCGCAACACACGCATTGAATTGATCGATGCTTTCCACCCGATTCTTTGGAAAACAAATAAAGGACTAGGAAAAGTAACTTTACCGCAAAGCTTGATCCTGGATGCAAACAGCCGCATGCTAGTTATTTCCGGGCCGAACGCCGGAGGAAAATCGATTACGCTGAAAACGATCGGGTTATTGCAGATCATGTTGCAGGCCGGTTTGTTGATCCCGGTTCATGAAAACAGTAAATTCTGTTTCTTCCAGCAAGTATTGACCGATATCGGGGACAATCAATCGATCGAAAACGAATTGAGTACTTATTCATACCGATTAAAGCGCATGAAGTTCTTCCTGAAAGTATCCAACCGGAGAACGCTTTTGTTGCTGGACGAATTCGGAACGGGTTCTGATCCGGAACTGGGCGGTGCTTTGGCAGAAGTCTTTTTCGAAGAATTGTACAAACGAAAATCATACGGGGTAATCACCACGCATTACGCCAATATCAAATTGAAAGCAGACCGGCTTCCGAATGCGGTAAACGGATGCATGCTTTTCAACACCGAAACGCTTGAACCTCTGTACCGTTTTTCCATGGGCCAACCGGGAAGTTCCTTCACATTTGAAGTAGCCCAAATGAACGGAATTCCGATGGACCTGATCGAACAGGCAAAAGGAAAACTGGACCAGAACCGTGTGAAGATGGATCATTTGCTGAATGAACTGAACAAGGAAAAAATGTATCTTCAGCGCCTGAACAAAGAGCACATCGAAGCGCAGGAACTGGCAAACAATGCCCGTATGGAGTTCATTGAAAAGAAACAACGGATCGACGAGCGTTTACGAAACCAGCAGGAACTGGCGGAAAAGAACAATCTGTTCATTAATTCGGGGAAAAAGATGAAGAGTTTCATTGACCGCTATCAAACCCGGACACGCAAAAAAGACGCTAACAATCCACTGATGGAAGACGTGCGCAAGTACCTGATGGTCGAAAAATCGAAAATCGAAGAAGCGAAACGAAAAACAGAATTGATACAAGCACAAAACAAACCTCAGAAACCGGTTGCGAAAAAGCGCAAAACGCAAAAACCGGAAGAAGATGTGTATCAGCGGGATAAAATTGTAGTGGGTTCCATCGTGAAAATGATCGAAACCAAACAAAGCGGAACCGTGGAAGAAATCAAAGGCCATATCCTGACGGTTGCTTTCGGATTTATGCGCTTAAAAGTAGAACGGGAAAAATTAATGTGGATTAAGTAA
- a CDS encoding exodeoxyribonuclease III encodes MKLLSFNVNGIRAIAGKSFITDMQQADVDVICLQETKATVEQVLETVKPLGYSFVYANEAGRKGYSGTAIISKTEPLSVVYDMGVAEHDDEGRVICAEYDQFYLITVYVPNSGSELLRLSYRQAWDADFLKYLKNLEAKKPVIVCGDFNVAHKAIDLARPKANYNKSAGFMQEEIDGMDAFIGSGLVDSWRALNGDEIKYTWWSYRGGAREKNVGWRIDYFLVSESFVPSLKAATIHNEIMGSDHCPVGLELALQ; translated from the coding sequence ATGAAATTGCTCTCTTTTAACGTTAACGGAATTCGCGCCATCGCTGGAAAATCATTTATCACAGATATGCAGCAGGCAGATGTGGATGTGATTTGTTTGCAGGAAACCAAAGCAACTGTGGAACAGGTACTGGAAACAGTGAAACCTTTGGGGTATTCATTTGTGTATGCCAATGAAGCGGGAAGAAAAGGCTATTCCGGAACGGCAATTATTTCCAAAACAGAACCGCTTTCGGTGGTTTACGATATGGGAGTTGCGGAGCATGATGACGAAGGCCGCGTAATTTGTGCGGAATACGATCAATTTTATTTGATAACGGTTTATGTACCGAATTCCGGAAGTGAATTGCTGCGTTTGTCTTACCGCCAGGCGTGGGATGCAGATTTTCTGAAATACCTGAAAAACCTGGAAGCGAAAAAACCGGTAATCGTTTGTGGTGATTTCAATGTGGCTCACAAAGCAATTGATCTGGCACGGCCAAAAGCGAACTATAATAAGTCAGCCGGATTCATGCAGGAAGAAATTGACGGAATGGATGCGTTCATCGGTAGCGGGCTTGTTGATTCCTGGCGTGCATTGAATGGCGACGAAATAAAATATACGTGGTGGAGCTACCGCGGAGGTGCCAGAGAGAAAAACGTTGGCTGGCGGATTGACTATTTCTTAGTGTCCGAATCTTTCGTTCCAAGCCTGAAAGCAGCAACGATTCATAATGAAATTATGGGGTCTGATCATTGTCCGGTTGGATTGGAATTAGCATTGCAATAA
- a CDS encoding porin family protein: protein MKKVTAMLIACISIFGMNLNAQEDYRGNLKFGLKAGANYSNVWDEQDNDFEANGKAGFAGGAFLHIPIGKFLGVQPEVLFSQKGFQGSGSVLGQEYAFKRTTNYLDVPILFTFKPFPAFSIVAGPQYSFLMSQEDNFTTGTSSATEFRDFDTDIRRNTLGAVVGFDVNVNHFVVSPRAGWDFLTNHSDGSSSAPRYKNQWLQLTLGYRF from the coding sequence ATGAAAAAGGTTACAGCAATGCTCATAGCATGTATTTCAATATTCGGAATGAATTTGAATGCGCAGGAAGATTACAGAGGAAATTTGAAATTCGGTTTAAAAGCCGGTGCTAACTACTCCAATGTTTGGGACGAACAGGATAATGATTTTGAAGCAAACGGGAAGGCAGGTTTTGCAGGAGGTGCTTTCTTACACATTCCGATCGGGAAATTCTTAGGAGTTCAGCCGGAGGTTTTGTTCTCACAAAAAGGATTCCAGGGTTCCGGTTCGGTTCTTGGCCAGGAATATGCCTTTAAACGAACAACGAATTATCTGGATGTACCGATTCTATTCACCTTTAAGCCGTTTCCTGCATTTTCAATCGTTGCAGGTCCGCAATACTCTTTTTTAATGAGCCAGGAAGATAATTTCACAACAGGAACTTCTTCCGCTACGGAATTCCGGGACTTTGACACAGACATACGTCGAAATACCCTTGGAGCAGTAGTAGGCTTTGATGTAAACGTAAACCACTTTGTGGTGTCTCCGAGAGCAGGATGGGATTTTCTAACGAACCATAGTGATGGTTCCTCATCCGCTCCACGCTATAAAAATCAATGGCTTCAGTTAACACTGGGTTACAGATTCTAA
- the dnaB gene encoding replicative DNA helicase yields the protein MEEQQPNNSRRVGARTKNTILPLANEMGKIPPQAIDVEQAVLGAMMLDKNAVTDTIDMLSAESFYDPKHTYIYGAIRELFGTSNPIDLLTVADKLKQNGELEAAGGVVYLSSLTQRVGSVAHIEYHARIIAQKYIQREIIRMCSETLRDAYDETTDVFELLTKAEGALFGIAENNMKKTVATMNIVVSEAIKEIEQAAKNSDGLSGVPTGFRKLDELTSGWQRSDMIVIAARPAMGKTAFVLSMARNTAVDFNMGVAIFSLEMSSVQLVKRLISAESMISAEKLRKGKLEEYEFQQLYSRVTKLAEAPIYIDDTPGLSVFDLRAKCRRLKMQYDIQMVIIDYLQLMSAGGGKGTGNREQEISTISRSIKEIAKELNVPVIALSQLSRSVETRGGDKKPVLSDLRESGAIEQDADIVGFLYRPEYYGITTAEDGSSNEGVGEIIIAKHRNGALEDVRMRFVGKYARFENMEDQYNSGGGDFNPTSMSAGMSMNRGFDEAPRTITLGSNMNNVPDEDFNGPDETPF from the coding sequence ATGGAAGAACAACAGCCGAACAATTCCCGCAGAGTAGGAGCTCGTACCAAGAACACTATTTTACCGCTTGCCAATGAAATGGGGAAAATACCACCTCAGGCAATTGATGTAGAACAAGCTGTTCTCGGGGCAATGATGCTGGACAAAAACGCTGTAACCGATACCATCGATATGTTGTCGGCAGAAAGTTTTTACGATCCCAAACACACATACATTTACGGAGCAATCCGTGAGTTATTCGGAACTTCCAATCCGATTGACTTGTTGACAGTTGCCGATAAATTAAAACAAAACGGTGAACTGGAAGCAGCAGGTGGGGTGGTTTACCTTTCATCCCTGACACAGCGTGTAGGTTCAGTGGCACACATCGAATACCATGCGCGGATCATTGCCCAGAAATACATTCAGCGTGAAATTATACGCATGTGTTCCGAAACATTGCGGGATGCATACGACGAAACTACCGATGTTTTTGAATTGCTGACCAAAGCAGAAGGAGCCTTATTCGGGATTGCCGAAAACAACATGAAAAAGACGGTTGCCACCATGAATATCGTGGTGAGTGAGGCCATCAAGGAAATTGAACAGGCAGCGAAAAACAGCGACGGACTTTCTGGAGTTCCGACCGGCTTCCGGAAACTGGACGAATTGACTTCCGGGTGGCAGCGTTCGGATATGATCGTAATTGCGGCACGTCCTGCGATGGGAAAAACAGCATTCGTATTGTCCATGGCTCGAAATACAGCCGTTGATTTCAATATGGGAGTAGCGATCTTCTCCCTGGAGATGTCCTCTGTGCAGCTGGTAAAACGTTTGATCTCCGCAGAAAGTATGATTTCAGCAGAGAAATTGAGAAAAGGAAAACTGGAAGAATACGAATTCCAGCAGCTATACAGTCGTGTAACGAAACTGGCGGAAGCGCCGATTTATATTGACGATACGCCCGGTTTGAGCGTCTTCGACCTGCGTGCAAAATGCCGCCGCTTGAAAATGCAGTACGACATCCAGATGGTGATCATTGATTACTTGCAGCTGATGTCTGCCGGAGGTGGAAAAGGAACCGGTAACCGCGAGCAGGAAATTTCAACGATTTCCCGTTCCATCAAGGAAATTGCGAAGGAATTGAACGTTCCGGTCATTGCACTTTCCCAGCTTTCCCGTTCGGTGGAAACCCGAGGTGGAGATAAGAAACCGGTACTTTCCGACTTGCGTGAATCCGGAGCGATCGAGCAGGATGCCGATATCGTAGGATTCCTGTACCGACCGGAATATTACGGAATTACAACCGCTGAAGATGGTTCTTCCAACGAAGGAGTAGGTGAGATCATCATTGCGAAACACCGGAACGGTGCCCTGGAAGATGTGCGGATGCGTTTCGTTGGGAAATATGCGCGTTTCGAAAACATGGAAGATCAGTACAATTCAGGAGGCGGAGATTTCAACCCGACATCCATGAGTGCCGGAATGTCGATGAACCGCGGATTTGATGAAGCGCCGCGAACAATTACTCTGGGAAGTAATATGAACAATGTTCCGGATGAAGATTTCAACGGGCCGGATGAAACACCGTTTTAA
- a CDS encoding asparagine synthetase B translates to MRFFLAIAFLIVVKSASASSILVPMDDRQANHLKAYGVSFWVLENGVVMEWLLNYRGGSFLFPHLKTIEEELIIRGVSYEIVADGQVNAIRTEISNPEVNMEVVQLEKAPKIAVYTPKSALPWDDAVTMVLDYAEIPYDKIYDSAIVMGVLPKYDWLHLHHEDFTGQYGKFYASFHREAWYINQVADAERDAANLGFSKVSQLKLAVANNLRNFVIGGGFLFTMCSGTDSFDIALAAHETDICERMFDGDPRDPNCQNELDYNMTFAFKDFILVQDPMVYEYSNIDGTELHRLPPNQDKFTLFDFSAKWDVVPAMLTQCHTDVIDGFMGQTTDFRRDLIKSNVLVMGENKALNTARYIHGELGQGTWTFYGGHDPEDFQHKVGDPPTDLNLHPNSPGYRLILNNILFPAAKKQKRKT, encoded by the coding sequence ATGAGATTTTTTCTGGCAATCGCATTTTTGATCGTTGTTAAATCCGCATCAGCTTCTTCTATCCTCGTTCCAATGGATGATAGACAGGCAAACCATTTGAAGGCTTACGGGGTTTCTTTTTGGGTACTTGAAAACGGCGTGGTTATGGAATGGCTGCTAAATTACCGCGGCGGATCTTTCCTGTTTCCGCATTTGAAAACCATCGAAGAAGAATTGATCATTCGCGGAGTGAGCTATGAAATTGTTGCTGACGGACAGGTAAATGCCATCCGGACGGAGATTTCCAACCCGGAAGTGAATATGGAAGTTGTCCAGTTGGAAAAAGCGCCGAAAATTGCGGTTTACACACCTAAGAGCGCTTTGCCCTGGGATGATGCCGTAACAATGGTACTTGATTATGCTGAAATTCCTTACGACAAGATTTACGATTCAGCCATTGTAATGGGAGTTCTCCCGAAATACGACTGGCTGCATTTGCACCACGAAGATTTTACGGGCCAATACGGAAAATTCTATGCTTCCTTTCACCGTGAAGCGTGGTACATCAACCAGGTGGCAGATGCGGAAAGAGATGCTGCAAACCTCGGATTCTCGAAAGTTTCCCAATTGAAGCTGGCCGTTGCCAATAACCTGCGGAATTTCGTGATAGGCGGTGGTTTTTTGTTCACCATGTGTAGCGGGACGGATAGTTTCGATATTGCACTTGCCGCACATGAAACGGATATTTGTGAGCGCATGTTCGACGGAGATCCGCGTGATCCGAATTGCCAGAACGAACTCGATTACAACATGACCTTTGCTTTCAAAGATTTCATTCTGGTGCAGGATCCGATGGTTTATGAGTACTCGAATATCGACGGAACCGAATTGCACCGCTTGCCTCCGAACCAGGATAAATTCACTTTGTTTGACTTTTCTGCGAAATGGGACGTGGTTCCTGCCATGCTGACTCAATGCCATACAGACGTAATTGATGGATTTATGGGACAGACAACCGATTTTCGCCGTGATCTGATCAAGTCGAATGTGTTGGTGATGGGCGAAAACAAAGCTCTGAATACGGCTCGTTATATTCACGGAGAACTGGGGCAGGGAACCTGGACGTTTTATGGCGGCCACGATCCGGAAGATTTCCAGCACAAAGTGGGTGACCCGCCAACTGATTTGAACTTACATCCGAATTCTCCGGGATATCGCTTGATCCTGAATAATATTCTCTTCCCGGCAGCAAAAAAGCAGAAACGGAAAACATAA
- a CDS encoding rhodanese-related sulfurtransferase yields MQLWNTFSKEELEQKLREAGHEFVTISFYKYAKIANPQIFRDYLYQLLDNCQVLGRIYVAHEGINAQISVPTNRLNDFRSELYSIDFLDGVRLNIAVEEEGAEFPFLKLKVKVRNKILADGLSDESFDVTDIGKHLKAEEFNELTKDPNTILIDFRNHYEHEVGHFKGAILPDVDTFRESLPIIEDAYLKGNEDKNIVMYCTGGIRCEKASAWFKHRGFKNVHQLEGGIIKYANECREKGLENRFIGKNFVFDERRGERITDDIVSNCHQCGKPADVHVNCANEACHLLFIQCEECNAKYESCCTPECQDIIHLPFEEQKALRKGQDNSNKIFKKGRAEHLLQKLNQ; encoded by the coding sequence ATGCAACTGTGGAACACATTTAGTAAAGAGGAATTAGAGCAAAAATTGCGCGAGGCCGGTCACGAGTTTGTGACGATCTCTTTCTACAAATACGCAAAAATTGCCAATCCTCAAATTTTCAGAGATTACTTATACCAATTATTGGACAACTGCCAGGTATTGGGCCGTATTTACGTAGCTCACGAAGGAATCAATGCCCAGATTTCGGTGCCGACGAACCGGTTGAATGATTTCCGTTCGGAATTATACTCGATCGATTTTCTGGATGGCGTAAGATTAAACATCGCGGTAGAAGAAGAAGGAGCAGAATTCCCTTTCCTGAAACTGAAAGTAAAAGTGCGCAATAAGATCCTGGCGGATGGTTTGAGTGACGAATCCTTCGATGTGACCGATATCGGGAAGCATTTGAAAGCGGAAGAATTCAATGAACTGACGAAAGATCCGAATACGATCCTGATTGATTTCCGGAATCATTACGAACATGAAGTAGGCCATTTCAAAGGAGCAATTCTTCCGGATGTGGATACTTTTCGTGAATCACTGCCGATTATTGAAGATGCTTACCTGAAAGGGAATGAAGATAAAAATATCGTGATGTATTGTACCGGTGGAATCCGCTGTGAGAAAGCTTCTGCCTGGTTTAAGCACCGCGGATTCAAGAATGTGCACCAGCTGGAAGGCGGAATTATCAAGTACGCGAACGAATGCAGGGAAAAAGGCCTTGAAAACCGTTTTATCGGGAAGAACTTCGTGTTTGATGAACGCCGCGGAGAACGCATTACGGATGATATTGTTTCAAACTGTCACCAGTGCGGTAAGCCGGCAGATGTACACGTAAACTGCGCAAACGAAGCCTGTCATTTGTTGTTCATCCAATGCGAGGAATGCAACGCGAAATACGAAAGCTGTTGTACGCCGGAATGCCAGGACATCATTCACCTTCCTTTCGAAGAGCAAAAAGCCTTGAGAAAAGGACAGGATAACAGCAACAAAATATTCAAAAAAGGACGGGCGGAGCACTTATTGCAGAAATTGAATCAATAA
- the lgt gene encoding prolipoprotein diacylglyceryl transferase encodes MELAIDWKVESQLIDGWSTPNLYGLLFVGGMILGYYIIKRMFKSEGISEKYLDRLLLYVVPATVIGARLGHVLFYGPYWDTFDANGRLIEEGYFSHPMSILRIWEGGLASHGAAIMILIMLYVYSRTVVHRPMLWILDRIVAPIAIAGCMIRLGNLVNHEIIGTPTDLPWGFKFYHAPEYFDANGNPVPRHPAQLYESLTYLFSFIVLMRMYWKTNAKAIPGRLFGMFMILIWTARFVIEFIKVGQTQRDDVWALNTGQLLSIPFILIGLYLTFRKVPQKEQARFDKAVAKPLP; translated from the coding sequence GTGGAATTAGCAATTGACTGGAAAGTAGAATCACAACTTATTGACGGATGGTCTACTCCTAACTTATACGGATTGTTGTTCGTAGGAGGAATGATCCTGGGATATTACATCATCAAGAGAATGTTTAAATCCGAAGGGATTTCTGAAAAATACCTGGATCGTTTGCTGTTATATGTCGTTCCGGCAACAGTTATCGGTGCGCGATTGGGACACGTGTTGTTTTATGGGCCATACTGGGATACCTTTGATGCGAATGGAAGATTGATCGAAGAAGGATATTTTTCCCATCCGATGTCTATCCTGAGAATCTGGGAAGGCGGTTTGGCCAGTCATGGCGCGGCAATTATGATCTTGATCATGTTGTATGTGTATTCCCGCACAGTTGTTCACCGCCCGATGTTGTGGATTTTGGACCGCATCGTAGCACCGATCGCAATAGCAGGATGTATGATCCGCTTGGGGAACCTGGTAAACCATGAGATAATCGGTACGCCGACAGATTTGCCCTGGGGATTCAAGTTTTACCATGCACCGGAATATTTTGATGCGAATGGAAATCCGGTTCCGCGTCACCCGGCGCAATTGTATGAGTCCCTGACGTATTTATTCTCTTTCATCGTACTGATGAGAATGTACTGGAAAACGAATGCGAAAGCAATTCCGGGCAGACTATTCGGAATGTTCATGATCCTGATCTGGACAGCCCGTTTCGTAATCGAATTTATCAAGGTCGGGCAAACACAGCGCGATGATGTTTGGGCGTTGAACACCGGCCAGCTTTTAAGTATTCCGTTTATTTTGATCGGATTGTATTTAACCTTCCGGAAAGTTCCCCAAAAAGAACAAGCCAGATTTGACAAAGCCGTAGCAAAACCGCTTCCGTAA
- the rimO gene encoding 30S ribosomal protein S12 methylthiotransferase RimO, with the protein MKTKTLRKNKVNVVTLGCAKNTFDSEVMMAQLKANKFEVEHEATQDDSEIVIINTCGFIDNAKQESIETILRYADAKKEGLVDKVYVTGCLAQRYKDDLEQEIPEVDAFFGTRELPRLLKTLKADYKHELVGERLLTTPSHYAYFKIAEGCDRPCSFCAIPLMRGKHVSTPIDQLVNSAKSLAAQGVKEILLIAQDLTYYGLDIYKKRNLAELLDQLAAVEGIEWIRLHYAFPAGFPMDVLDAMVKHPNVCLYLDMPLQHGSTKILQSMRRGITREKTEALVNTIREKVPGVAIRTTLIAGYPGETEEDFEEMYEFVERMRFDRLGIFTYSHEENTHAYSLEDDVPDEVKRQRADEIMELQSGISYELNQEKIGKTFKVLFDRIEGDYFIGRTEFDSPEVDNEVLVKKSEGYVSIGDFAMVEITSADHYDLYGKFVL; encoded by the coding sequence ATGAAAACAAAAACACTTCGTAAGAATAAAGTAAATGTCGTAACACTTGGCTGTGCAAAGAACACCTTTGACTCCGAGGTTATGATGGCTCAGTTGAAAGCCAACAAATTTGAAGTGGAACATGAAGCAACCCAGGATGACTCCGAGATTGTGATCATCAACACTTGCGGTTTCATCGACAATGCAAAACAGGAATCCATTGAAACCATTTTGCGCTATGCAGATGCGAAGAAAGAAGGATTGGTAGACAAAGTATACGTGACCGGTTGTCTTGCTCAGCGCTACAAAGACGATTTGGAGCAGGAAATTCCTGAAGTGGATGCGTTTTTCGGAACGAGAGAGTTGCCGCGATTACTGAAAACATTAAAAGCAGACTACAAGCATGAATTGGTAGGAGAACGTTTATTAACGACGCCTTCCCATTATGCTTATTTCAAAATAGCGGAAGGTTGTGACCGTCCGTGTTCATTCTGTGCGATCCCCTTGATGAGAGGGAAACACGTTTCCACTCCGATAGACCAGTTGGTAAATTCTGCGAAAAGCCTTGCAGCACAAGGAGTGAAGGAGATCTTACTGATCGCGCAGGATTTGACGTATTACGGATTGGATATTTACAAAAAACGCAACCTGGCAGAATTACTGGACCAACTTGCTGCCGTGGAAGGAATTGAGTGGATCCGTTTGCATTATGCTTTCCCGGCAGGTTTCCCGATGGATGTACTGGATGCGATGGTGAAACATCCGAATGTGTGTTTGTACCTGGATATGCCTTTACAGCACGGATCAACCAAAATCCTTCAGTCGATGCGCCGCGGAATTACCCGTGAAAAAACGGAAGCGTTGGTGAACACCATCCGTGAGAAAGTTCCGGGAGTTGCCATCCGCACCACATTGATTGCCGGATATCCCGGAGAAACCGAAGAAGATTTTGAAGAAATGTATGAGTTCGTAGAGCGTATGCGTTTCGACCGGTTGGGAATATTCACTTATTCCCACGAAGAGAATACCCATGCTTATTCCCTGGAAGACGATGTGCCGGATGAGGTAAAACGTCAGCGGGCAGATGAGATCATGGAATTGCAATCCGGGATCAGCTACGAACTGAACCAGGAGAAGATCGGCAAGACCTTTAAAGTATTGTTTGACCGTATCGAAGGAGATTATTTCATCGGCCGCACGGAATTCGATTCCCCGGAAGTAGATAATGAAGTATTGGTGAAAAAATCCGAAGGTTACGTAAGCATCGGTGATTTTGCAATGGTCGAAATTACTTCTGCAGACCATTACGATTTGTACGGAAAGTTTGTACTATAA